A single window of Archangium gephyra DNA harbors:
- a CDS encoding MlaE family ABC transporter permease encodes MASENAQNAEQQPAQPSLLTQSIEGVGRGAISAVEELGHLATLGVEVVRWGVRRPYRWQNLFFQLDFVGVGSVFIVLLTGLFTGMVFAHQSSRAFEMFDAQSLVGPTVALTLTRELAPVFSALMVTMRAGSAMCTELGTMRVTEQVDALETMAVNPIQYLLVPRVLAGLLMVPLLTLLFDTSGIFGAYIVSVGTQGVSAGTFISRTQQWLDPIDVYEGLIKGAVFGLAVALVCCFKGFNATGGAKGVGQATTEAMVSSALSIFILDFIVGVLLH; translated from the coding sequence GTGGCATCCGAAAACGCACAGAACGCCGAGCAACAGCCCGCGCAGCCCTCGCTCCTGACCCAGTCCATCGAGGGCGTGGGCCGCGGTGCCATCTCCGCGGTGGAGGAGCTGGGGCACCTGGCCACCCTCGGGGTGGAGGTGGTGCGCTGGGGGGTGCGCCGGCCGTATCGCTGGCAGAACCTCTTCTTCCAGCTGGACTTCGTGGGGGTGGGCAGCGTCTTCATCGTGCTGCTCACCGGCCTGTTCACCGGCATGGTGTTCGCCCACCAGTCCTCGCGGGCCTTCGAGATGTTCGACGCGCAGAGCCTCGTGGGCCCCACGGTGGCCCTCACCCTCACGCGCGAGCTGGCCCCCGTCTTCTCCGCGCTGATGGTCACCATGCGCGCCGGCTCCGCCATGTGCACCGAGCTGGGCACCATGCGCGTCACCGAGCAGGTGGACGCCCTGGAGACCATGGCCGTCAACCCCATCCAGTACCTCCTGGTGCCCCGGGTGCTGGCTGGCCTCCTCATGGTGCCCCTGCTCACGCTGCTCTTCGACACCTCGGGCATCTTCGGGGCCTACATCGTCTCGGTGGGCACCCAGGGCGTGTCCGCCGGTACCTTCATCAGCCGCACCCAGCAGTGGTTGGATCCCATCGACGTCTACGAGGGCCTCATCAAGGGCGCCGTCTTCGGCCTGGCGGTGGCGCTCGTGTGCTGCTTCAAGGGCTTCAACGCCACGGGCGGCGCCAAGGGCGTGGGCCAGGCCACCACCGAGGCCATGGTCTCCAGCGCCCTCTCCATCTTCATCCTCGACTTCATCGTCGGGGTGCTCCTGCACTGA
- a CDS encoding ABC transporter ATP-binding protein, whose translation MIEISGLHKSFGVHKVLTGIDLAVPAGSTCVILGGSGSGKTVLMKHMIGLLKPDEGRVVIDGEDIVPMGAQELERVRHKFGMVFQAAALFDSMDVYDNVAFPLREHRGLSEEEIRKLVRSKLDLMGLPQSAEHKFPADLSGGMRKRVGLARAIVMNPKIVLYDEPTTGLDPITTDYVDEMILAAQRELGITSVVISHDIASAFNIADQIAFLNKGVILEQGPPEQLRSSQHPAVKVFLQTWFGKND comes from the coding sequence ATGATCGAGATCTCCGGCCTGCACAAGTCCTTCGGTGTGCACAAGGTCCTCACGGGGATCGATCTCGCCGTGCCCGCGGGCAGCACCTGCGTCATCCTCGGCGGCTCGGGCTCGGGCAAGACGGTGCTGATGAAGCACATGATCGGCCTGCTCAAGCCCGACGAGGGGCGGGTGGTCATCGACGGCGAGGACATCGTCCCCATGGGCGCCCAGGAGCTGGAGCGGGTGCGCCACAAGTTCGGCATGGTGTTCCAGGCCGCCGCCCTCTTCGACTCCATGGACGTCTACGACAACGTGGCGTTCCCCCTGCGCGAGCACCGCGGCCTGTCCGAGGAGGAGATCCGCAAGCTGGTCCGCTCGAAGCTGGATCTCATGGGCCTGCCGCAGAGCGCCGAGCACAAGTTCCCGGCGGACCTGTCCGGCGGCATGCGCAAGCGCGTGGGCCTGGCGCGCGCCATCGTGATGAATCCGAAGATCGTCCTCTACGACGAGCCCACCACGGGGCTGGATCCCATCACCACCGACTACGTGGACGAGATGATCCTCGCGGCCCAGCGGGAGCTGGGCATTACGAGCGTGGTCATCAGCCACGACATCGCCTCGGCCTTCAACATCGCCGACCAGATCGCCTTCCTCAACAAGGGCGTCATCCTGGAGCAGGGGCCCCCGGAGCAGCTACGCTCCTCCCAGCACCCCGCCGTGAAGGTCTTCCTCCAGACCTGGTTCGGAAAGAATGATTAG
- a CDS encoding MlaD family protein — translation MAGLPVGEVESIKLEGTRARVTVRIRRDIPMFEDATLAKRSESLLGDYLLDLNPGTEMAPP, via the coding sequence ATCGCCGGTCTCCCCGTGGGCGAGGTGGAGAGCATCAAGCTGGAGGGCACGCGCGCCAGGGTGACGGTGCGCATCCGCCGCGACATCCCCATGTTCGAGGACGCCACGCTGGCCAAGCGCTCGGAGTCCCTGCTGGGTGACTACCTGCTGGATCTCAACCCCGGCACGGAGATGGCGCCCCCCTGA
- a CDS encoding MCE family protein — MEAVFASLSQITSDIQQVTGALRDVLGGDKGAGSMERIVENLVRVSDAVDLTVRASSERLDAILRNVEGVSSDVRGITASNEQSVNNIVHNIEFITRDTREVLSMVNKLVGSGGEGDLKDSVASLKQTMSRLDRTLANLEDVTTKVKNGEGAVGTLLTDKRLGQKLSESVEDLSDFSSKLTGLQTEVGLQATYLMEQGSSKNMLTLRLAPKPDKYYLLELVDDPRGTTETQYVQANPPSSGEPVVQKQTITKESFKFSAQFAKRYYFTTLRFGIIESTGGVGADFHFFKDHLTLKLDAFNFSVAELRYPRIRASLRAQAFDRLFVVAGMDDVLNDPRRDTNTRRMLAGRDFFFGGGIYFTDDDLKAMLPVLPTP, encoded by the coding sequence ATGGAGGCCGTGTTCGCCTCGCTCAGTCAGATCACCTCGGACATCCAGCAGGTGACGGGCGCGCTGCGTGACGTGCTCGGCGGCGACAAGGGCGCCGGCTCCATGGAGCGGATCGTGGAGAACCTGGTGCGCGTGTCGGACGCGGTGGATCTGACGGTGCGCGCCAGCTCCGAGCGCCTGGACGCCATCCTGCGCAACGTGGAGGGCGTGAGCTCGGACGTGCGGGGCATCACCGCCTCCAACGAGCAGAGCGTCAACAACATCGTCCACAACATCGAGTTCATCACCCGCGACACCCGCGAGGTGCTGTCGATGGTGAACAAGCTGGTGGGCAGCGGCGGGGAAGGGGACCTGAAGGACAGCGTGGCCAGCCTCAAGCAGACGATGAGCCGGCTGGACAGAACGCTGGCCAACCTGGAGGACGTCACCACCAAGGTGAAGAACGGCGAGGGCGCCGTGGGCACGCTGCTCACCGACAAGCGCCTGGGCCAGAAGCTGTCCGAGTCCGTGGAGGACCTCTCCGACTTCTCCTCCAAGCTCACCGGCCTCCAGACGGAAGTGGGCCTGCAGGCCACCTACCTGATGGAGCAGGGCTCCTCGAAGAACATGCTGACGCTGCGGCTGGCTCCCAAGCCGGACAAGTACTACCTGCTGGAGCTGGTGGATGATCCGCGCGGCACCACCGAGACGCAGTACGTCCAGGCCAACCCGCCCTCCTCGGGCGAGCCCGTGGTGCAGAAGCAGACCATCACCAAGGAGTCCTTCAAGTTCAGCGCCCAGTTCGCCAAGCGCTACTACTTCACCACGCTGCGCTTCGGCATCATCGAGTCCACCGGCGGCGTGGGCGCGGACTTCCACTTCTTCAAGGACCACCTGACGCTGAAGCTGGACGCCTTCAACTTCTCCGTGGCCGAGCTGCGCTACCCCCGCATCCGCGCCTCGCTCAGGGCCCAGGCGTTCGACCGGCTCTTCGTCGTGGCCGGCATGGACGACGTCCTCAATGACCCCCGGCGCGACACCAATACCCGCCGGATGCTCGCCGGCCGGGACTTCTTCTTCGGTGGCGGCATCTACTTCACGGACGATGACCTGAAGGCCATGCTGCCCGTGCTTCCCACGCCCTGA
- a CDS encoding PfkB family carbohydrate kinase — protein MSLLVVGSVALDSVETPFGLKEDVLGGSATYFSTSASFFAPTQVVAVVGEDFPQAHLDFLKARGVDLEGVTREKGRTFRWKGRYGFQLNEAETLDTQLNVFQSFSPRLPEKYRDAQYVFLGNIHPELQSQVVDQVKAPKLVAADTMNFWINGSRPALLKTLKRVNLLFVNDGEARQLTGEHNIVRAARAILDMGPQRVVIKRGEYGALLFEKEHTFACPAMPIADVFDPTGAGDTFAGGFMGTLAIASQVNTETLRRAMVMGSVMASFTVEKFSLERLREVTRSEIRARFSDFKRLTHFEDLGPLEG, from the coding sequence ATGTCTCTTCTCGTCGTTGGCTCGGTCGCGCTGGATTCGGTGGAAACCCCCTTCGGTCTGAAGGAGGACGTCCTCGGCGGCTCCGCCACCTACTTCTCCACCTCGGCCTCCTTCTTCGCCCCCACCCAGGTGGTGGCCGTCGTCGGTGAGGACTTCCCCCAGGCCCACCTGGACTTCCTCAAGGCCCGGGGCGTGGACCTCGAGGGCGTCACCCGGGAGAAGGGCCGCACCTTCCGGTGGAAGGGCCGCTACGGCTTCCAGCTCAACGAGGCCGAGACGCTCGACACCCAGCTCAACGTCTTCCAGTCCTTCTCGCCCCGTCTGCCCGAGAAGTACCGCGACGCCCAGTACGTCTTCCTCGGCAACATCCACCCCGAGCTCCAGTCCCAGGTGGTGGATCAGGTGAAGGCGCCCAAGCTGGTGGCCGCCGACACCATGAACTTCTGGATCAACGGCAGCCGGCCCGCGCTCCTCAAGACGCTCAAGCGCGTCAACCTGCTCTTCGTCAACGACGGCGAGGCGCGCCAGCTCACCGGCGAGCACAACATCGTCCGCGCCGCCCGCGCCATCCTCGACATGGGCCCCCAGCGCGTGGTGATCAAGCGCGGCGAGTACGGCGCGCTCCTCTTCGAGAAGGAGCACACCTTCGCCTGCCCGGCCATGCCCATCGCCGACGTGTTCGATCCCACCGGCGCCGGGGACACCTTCGCCGGCGGCTTCATGGGCACGCTCGCCATCGCCAGCCAGGTGAACACCGAGACGCTGCGCCGCGCCATGGTCATGGGCAGCGTCATGGCCTCCTTCACCGTGGAGAAGTTCAGCCTCGAGCGCCTGCGCGAGGTGACCCGCTCGGAGATCCGCGCCCGCTTCTCCGACTTCAAGCGCCTCACCCACTTCGAGGACCTCGGCCCCCTGGAGGGCTGA
- a CDS encoding TIGR02266 family protein has product MRTDNRKHARFPSRLRCWCEAENITLYARIANLSEGGLFLQTHTPLALGRRTLLRLSGGEVREVMAEATVVWSRPQRQDKGPPGMGLKFEALDSGAQALLRRIISEEQRGVAFGS; this is encoded by the coding sequence TTGCGGACGGATAACCGAAAGCACGCACGTTTCCCCTCGCGCCTGCGGTGCTGGTGCGAGGCGGAGAACATCACGCTCTACGCGCGGATCGCGAATCTGAGCGAGGGTGGATTGTTCCTCCAGACGCATACCCCGCTTGCGTTGGGGCGGCGGACACTGCTGAGGTTGAGCGGCGGCGAGGTGCGCGAGGTCATGGCCGAGGCGACGGTGGTGTGGAGCCGGCCGCAGCGGCAGGACAAGGGGCCGCCGGGGATGGGGCTGAAGTTCGAAGCGCTGGATTCTGGCGCGCAGGCACTGCTGCGGCGCATCATCTCCGAAGAGCAGCGAGGGGTCGCGTTCGGTAGCTGA